From Pontibacter actiniarum, a single genomic window includes:
- the sucD gene encoding succinate--CoA ligase subunit alpha, whose protein sequence is MSVLVNKDSKVIVQGFTGSEGSFHASQMIEYGTNVVGGVTPGKGGSSHLDLPVFNTVEDAVKKTGADVSIIFVPPAFAADAIMEAAAAGIKVIVCITEGIPVKDMVAAKNYLQGKDVTLIGPNCPGVITPGEAKVGIMPGFVFKQGRIGIVSKSGTLTYEAADQIVKAGLGISTAIGIGGDPIIGTPTKDAVQLLMEDPETDAIVMIGEIGGNYEAMASKYISETGNKKPVVGFIAGQTAPAGRRMGHAGAIVGGAEDTAAAKMKIMRENGIHVVESPAEIGDAMVKALKEAGINA, encoded by the coding sequence ATGAGTGTTTTAGTAAATAAAGATTCGAAAGTGATTGTGCAGGGCTTCACAGGCTCGGAAGGTTCTTTCCACGCGTCACAGATGATTGAGTACGGCACAAACGTAGTTGGTGGTGTTACTCCGGGCAAAGGCGGCTCCAGCCACCTCGACCTGCCGGTTTTCAACACAGTAGAAGACGCTGTGAAAAAGACAGGGGCTGATGTGTCTATCATTTTCGTTCCGCCAGCCTTTGCCGCTGACGCTATCATGGAGGCTGCTGCAGCCGGTATTAAAGTTATTGTGTGCATTACAGAGGGTATCCCTGTGAAAGACATGGTAGCCGCTAAAAACTACCTGCAGGGCAAGGATGTGACCCTGATCGGCCCTAACTGCCCGGGTGTTATCACGCCAGGCGAGGCGAAAGTTGGTATCATGCCAGGCTTCGTGTTCAAGCAAGGCCGCATCGGTATCGTTTCTAAGTCTGGTACGCTGACCTATGAGGCCGCTGACCAGATTGTAAAAGCCGGCCTTGGTATTTCTACTGCTATCGGTATCGGTGGTGACCCGATCATCGGAACGCCTACAAAAGACGCCGTGCAGCTGCTGATGGAAGACCCTGAGACAGACGCAATCGTTATGATCGGTGAGATCGGCGGTAACTACGAAGCCATGGCTTCCAAGTACATCAGCGAGACAGGCAACAAGAAGCCAGTTGTAGGTTTCATCGCTGGCCAGACTGCTCCTGCAGGTCGCCGCATGGGCCACGCCGGTGCTATCGTGGGTGGTGCTGAGGATACAGCTGCCGCTAAAATGAAGATCATGCGTGAGAACGGTATCCATGTGGTAGAGTCTCCTGCTGAAATTGGCGACGCAATGGTAAAAGCTCTGAAAGAGGCTGGTATCAACGCTTAG
- a CDS encoding hydrogen peroxide-inducible genes activator, with protein MTLVQLEYLVAVDTHRHFATAAEHCFVTQPTLSMQLQKLEEELGVQVFDRSRVPVRPTELGKDIIAQARVVLAESKKIQEMVQNQQQELSGELRIGVIPTLAPYLIPLFVTSFLEKHPQVRVVVQELLTDQIVEKLNHELLDVGLLVTPLDNKSIKELPLFYEAFVAYINPKHPLAQHPRIEAGQLDMSELWVLNEGHCFRSQVLNICNRGGGGGSDSSGHLDYKSGSLETLKRIVESQHGLTLLPELSVLEMPEEKQKLVHPFEEPQPLREVSLVVHRSFLKKKLIEALRQEIIDSVPDAIKLRKKEQVVAVK; from the coding sequence ATGACACTCGTACAGTTAGAATATTTAGTAGCCGTAGACACGCACCGCCATTTTGCCACAGCCGCAGAACACTGCTTCGTTACGCAGCCCACCCTGAGCATGCAGCTGCAGAAGCTGGAGGAGGAGCTGGGTGTACAGGTGTTTGACCGCAGCCGCGTACCGGTACGCCCGACCGAGCTGGGGAAGGACATTATAGCGCAGGCGCGCGTGGTGCTGGCCGAGAGCAAGAAGATACAGGAGATGGTGCAGAACCAGCAGCAGGAGCTGAGCGGGGAGCTGCGCATCGGTGTTATCCCCACGCTGGCCCCTTACCTGATACCACTGTTCGTTACGAGCTTTCTGGAGAAGCACCCGCAGGTGCGCGTGGTGGTGCAGGAGCTGCTCACAGATCAGATTGTAGAGAAGCTGAACCACGAGCTGCTGGATGTGGGGCTGCTGGTAACACCGTTGGATAACAAGAGCATAAAGGAGCTGCCGCTCTTCTACGAGGCTTTTGTGGCTTACATCAACCCAAAGCACCCGTTGGCGCAGCACCCTCGCATAGAGGCGGGGCAGTTGGACATGAGCGAGCTCTGGGTGCTCAATGAAGGGCACTGCTTTCGGAGCCAGGTCCTCAATATCTGTAACCGCGGCGGCGGCGGAGGGAGCGACAGCAGCGGGCACCTCGACTATAAGAGCGGCTCTCTGGAAACACTCAAGCGGATTGTGGAGAGCCAGCATGGGCTAACCCTGCTGCCGGAGCTGTCGGTGCTGGAGATGCCGGAAGAGAAGCAGAAGCTGGTGCACCCTTTTGAGGAGCCGCAGCCGCTGCGTGAGGTGAGCCTGGTGGTGCACCGCAGCTTCCTGAAGAAAAAGCTGATCGAGGCGCTCAGGCAGGAGATTATAGACTCCGTGCCGGACGCTATCAAACTGCGCAAGAAGGAGCAGGTGGTGGCGGTAAAGTAG